DNA from Nitrospira sp.:
AATGATCCGATCGGTTACCTGCTCTGGGCGGGCCGGCGATTCAATGAGCGAAGGAACATCTCCATTCAAAAAATAAGACAGCACGCCCTCAACGTTTTTTGTCGATTCAGCCTTGGCATACCGATCGACGACAACCTTTAAAAGGAAAGACAGCTGATCCGGCCAGAACCACTCGTCGCTGCCCACATAATCCGTCGGAAGGAAAATAGTAGCGGGAATGTTCAGCCGCTTCAGGATGGGGTACGCATGGCGATAGTTGTCCAACCAACCGTCATCGAACGTAATGACACAATATCGAGCCTGCGTATCCCATCGATCCTTTTGCCACAGATTGAGGAGCTCCGACAGAGACAGGACCGTAAAGTTATCTTTCACAAACCTCATGTGTCGAGCGAAGACGTCGTCGAGCACATACATCCCCGGCTGCACGCACTGATCGGAAACTTCGTCGGCAGTCAACACCCGGTGATACGTCAGAACGACGACTTTCCCTTGACGTCGCCATCGATACAGAGAGGAGGCATAGAAAGCCCCCGCTACCACGCGACGAATCGTAAATTTTAACGCTCCAAGAACGGTCGTCATGCAACCAGTTGCGGTTTTCTGCCTAAAACAGGGTGTAGATGAACGGCGCCACCGCCGATCCCTGGGTTAGGACAATCAAGCTCCCCAACAGCACAAGCATCACAATGATCGGCAACAACCAGAATTTTTTCCGCTCCTTCATAAAGGCCCACAGCTCTTTTAAGAACTCACCCATGTGTCCTCCGTCAATCTAAAATTGCCTCGTCATATGGTTACGCGGCCGCGCGTGACGCACGACCCGATAACTCTCGGCATTTGGACTGAACGCCCTTCGCATCGAATCCCAGCCGAACAGCCGCATGACCACCCCCATCGGAGTGATGAGTCCGAAGTAGAGGATCCCCAGGATAATCCTGGTATTGACCCACCCCATGACATGACCGACCTTCATCCAGATTTTGAAGAGAGGGGCGAGAGCGGTGGGCGCAATAAGTCCCAGGGGAATCAGGAGGGCTCCCGGAACGACGGCCCAAAGACGCAACCCTTCACCGTGCCTGATCGCCGGCCAGATGCCGATCAGGCAGAAGATCCCACCGACGATCAATCCAAAGTTGCGTAGTTCTTTCTTTTCAACCATTCCTTCCATCCATCACCTCTTTGTGTCGGCAACCGGCAAGACGATGCCGTCGAGGACGGTTACAGCCATGGCTCACGCGGTTTGAAACCTTTCTGTCTCAACGTTTGGACGGCTCCCAGCGAAAGACACGATCTCCTCTCAAATATCGCATCCAGGCATCCAGGATGGAGAGATTGACCAACACAAAAAACGAGGGCAACCGTAGCAGGTTGCTCTTGGGTATCCACTGGCACCAGGCATAGATCGCCGCCATGACATAAAAAAGCACCTGGCCAGCCAACAGCACTTGATACAGCATGGACTGTGTCGCCAGCACCACGTTGGAAACGAGGGCGACGATCATGGCAAAAGGAACGAGCCATCGACATAACTTATGACTGAATAATTGCCACGCGAAGAGCCCATATCGAAACGGATTCAACATTGGCAGACTTCGCATGAAGACTGCAATCCCTCTTAGGACCGTCCGGACCTTGCGCTGGTATTCCTTTTTCTCATCCGTCAAATTTTTATAGTATCCGATACTTTCCGGAGCGGAGACACCGCGAAGACCGACTCTCATCGAATTCAACAGCGTATTGAAATCACTTTGTAAATCATCCGCCCAGGGAGTACAGACCGCTCTTCTCGCGGCAAAAAACGACCCGCTGAGGCCGACCAACGTATTCACCTTGGTTTCCAATCGACGGAGCAGCATCTCATACTTGACGTAGGCGCCCTCGCCGCTCAGGTTGCCCTCCGCGTCGATAAATCGATCCACGCTGCTCACGCAGCCGACGGTGGGATCATTGAACGGCTTCACGATATTGGCGATGCCGTGGGGCGGTAACGTGGTGGCCGTATCCGAGAATACCAAGACCTCCCCGCTCGTCTGACCGACGGCCAGCTTCTGGGCGGCTTCCTTGCCTCGTCGTTCCGGTGCACGAATGAGTCGCACGCCCGACGACGCATAGGTACGCACGATCTCGTCGGTCCGATCCGATGAACAGTCGGATGCCACGACCATTTCGAGACGTTCGCGGGGATACTGTTGCTGAAGAGTATTTTCGATCTTCTCCTTGATACGCCCTTCTTCGTTGTAGGCCGTAATCACAAACGAAACCGTTGGTTGGATATCACCCGCCGACACCGT
Protein-coding regions in this window:
- a CDS encoding Glycosyl transferase, group 2 family, coding for MWFAEWTFWGALLFIFYAYAGYLLVLLVLSCFRNRTVSAGDIQPTVSFVITAYNEEGRIKEKIENTLQQQYPRERLEMVVASDCSSDRTDEIVRTYASSGVRLIRAPERRGKEAAQKLAVGQTSGEVLVFSDTATTLPPHGIANIVKPFNDPTVGCVSSVDRFIDAEGNLSGEGAYVKYEMLLRRLETKVNTLVGLSGSFFAARRAVCTPWADDLQSDFNTLLNSMRVGLRGVSAPESIGYYKNLTDEKKEYQRKVRTVLRGIAVFMRSLPMLNPFRYGLFAWQLFSHKLCRWLVPFAMIVALVSNVVLATQSMLYQVLLAGQVLFYVMAAIYAWCQWIPKSNLLRLPSFFVLVNLSILDAWMRYLRGDRVFRWEPSKR
- a CDS encoding putative membrane protein yields the protein MEGMVEKKELRNFGLIVGGIFCLIGIWPAIRHGEGLRLWAVVPGALLIPLGLIAPTALAPLFKIWMKVGHVMGWVNTRIILGILYFGLITPMGVVMRLFGWDSMRRAFSPNAESYRVVRHARPRNHMTRQF
- a CDS encoding putative xylanase/chitin deacetilase; translated protein: MTTVLGALKFTIRRVVAGAFYASSLYRWRRQGKVVVLTYHRVLTADEVSDQCVQPGMYVLDDVFARHMRFVKDNFTVLSLSELLNLWQKDRWDTQARYCVITFDDGWLDNYRHAYPILKRLNIPATIFLPTDYVGSDEWFWPDQLSFLLKVVVDRYAKAESTKNVEGVLSYFLNGDVPSLIESPARPEQVTDRIIERCKHLPIEKIRELVAGLAGELRVSLPKKRVIVNWDEVREMSRDGVSFGSHSCSHRIMTTITPDQVSDELERSRRVLLEQGVNYVPVFCYPNGNSDLRIQHQVQACGYEAAVGVRTGVEGRTPENRYAIRRVGIHNDVTETLPLFSFRLLGPLSGSAAHQ